The proteins below are encoded in one region of Rhizobium sp. 9140:
- a CDS encoding DoxX family protein produces MSTSAIVLVGRILLSIIFIVAGFGKITNLSGTAGYFAGAGLPVPMVTAVIVSLVELVGGIFILVGFFTRPTAYVLAAFCIATAFIAHFNFADMGQAINFQKNFAMAGGFLLLAAFGPGALSVDARRA; encoded by the coding sequence ATGTCCACCAGCGCCATCGTCCTCGTCGGACGCATTCTCCTCTCCATCATCTTCATCGTCGCCGGTTTCGGCAAGATCACCAACCTGTCGGGAACGGCCGGCTACTTCGCCGGCGCCGGCCTGCCGGTGCCGATGGTGACCGCAGTGATCGTCTCTCTCGTTGAACTCGTCGGCGGCATCTTCATTCTCGTCGGCTTCTTCACGCGCCCGACGGCCTATGTCCTCGCCGCCTTCTGCATCGCCACGGCGTTCATCGCGCATTTCAACTTTGCCGACATGGGCCAGGCGATCAACTTCCAGAAGAACTTCGCCATGGCTGGCGGTTTCCTCTTGCTCGCGGCCTTCGGCCCCGGTGCCCTTTCAGTGGACGCGCGCCGCGCCTGA
- a CDS encoding ABC transporter permease: MSEPTAAARPSQDFESVLSGSSKTVASFDTDRKTPVQHFQHFLHSRPSAVPLIVLVLSLIIFGSILGSKFFSAFSMTLILQQVAIVGIVGIVGAAQTLVIMTAGIDLSVGAIMVLSSVVMGQFVFRYGLPVEVAILSGFGVGALCGAINGWLIARMKLPPFIVTLGMWQIILASNFLYSANETIRSQDIEATAPLLKLFGYTFRIGGAVFTYGVVAMILVVALLWYVLNKTAWGRHLYAVGDDPVAAELAGVNVKRMLLSVYTLSGIICALAGWALIGRIGSVSPTAGQFANIESITAVVIGGISLFGGRGSIMGMLFGALIVGVFQLGLRLIGTDPQWTYFMIGVLIIAAVAIDQWIRKVAG; encoded by the coding sequence ATGAGCGAGCCAACAGCCGCTGCGCGGCCCTCGCAGGACTTCGAGTCCGTCCTGTCCGGCAGTTCCAAGACGGTTGCGTCTTTCGACACCGACCGCAAGACACCCGTCCAGCACTTCCAGCATTTCCTGCACTCGCGGCCCTCTGCGGTTCCGCTGATCGTGCTCGTGCTGTCGCTGATCATCTTCGGATCGATCCTCGGATCGAAATTCTTCTCCGCTTTCTCGATGACGCTGATCCTGCAGCAGGTGGCGATCGTCGGCATCGTCGGCATCGTCGGTGCGGCGCAGACGCTGGTCATCATGACGGCAGGCATCGATCTCTCGGTCGGCGCCATCATGGTGCTCTCCTCCGTCGTCATGGGCCAGTTCGTCTTCCGCTACGGCCTGCCTGTCGAAGTCGCGATCCTGTCCGGCTTTGGCGTCGGCGCGCTCTGCGGTGCCATCAATGGCTGGCTGATTGCCCGCATGAAGCTGCCGCCCTTCATCGTCACGCTCGGCATGTGGCAGATCATCCTCGCCTCCAACTTCCTCTATTCCGCCAACGAGACGATCCGCAGCCAGGATATCGAGGCGACTGCGCCGCTTCTCAAGCTGTTCGGCTACACGTTCCGCATCGGCGGTGCCGTGTTCACCTATGGCGTTGTCGCCATGATCCTGGTCGTCGCCCTTCTCTGGTACGTCCTGAACAAGACCGCCTGGGGACGCCATCTCTATGCCGTCGGCGACGATCCGGTCGCAGCCGAACTTGCGGGTGTCAACGTCAAGCGCATGCTCCTCTCGGTCTACACGCTTTCCGGCATCATCTGTGCTCTTGCCGGCTGGGCTCTCATCGGTCGTATCGGTTCGGTCTCCCCGACCGCCGGCCAGTTCGCCAATATCGAATCCATCACGGCCGTCGTGATCGGCGGCATCTCGCTCTTCGGCGGACGTGGCTCGATCATGGGCATGCTGTTCGGAGCGCTCATCGTCGGCGTCTTCCAGCTTGGCCTGCGCCTCATCGGCACCGACCCGCAATGGACCTATTTCATGATCGGCGTTCTCATCATCGCCGCCGTCGCCATCGACCAGTGGATCAGAAAGGTAGCAGGCTGA
- a CDS encoding carbohydrate kinase family protein: protein MIICCGEALIDMLPRESTLGEPAFAPYAGGAIFNTAIALGRLGIPTGFFTGLSSDMFGDILRDTLKSSNVDFAPSATSDLHTTLAVVKLVNGSATYAFFDENSAGRMITEADLPALGDFCEALHFGAISLIPEPCGSTYEALMTREHKKRVISFDPNIRPGFIKDADAHKARMLRMAAMSDIVKFSDEDLDWFGEEGDHETLVGHWLARGPKLVVITKGADGADAYTVRGKVSVPGEKVTVVDTVGAGDTFDAGILASLKMNNLLTKDAIATLSDDAIQAALALGAKAASVTVSRAGANPPWAYEIGL from the coding sequence ATGATCATCTGCTGCGGCGAAGCCCTGATCGATATGCTGCCGCGCGAATCCACGCTCGGCGAACCCGCTTTCGCGCCCTATGCGGGCGGCGCGATCTTCAATACGGCGATTGCGCTCGGGCGCCTTGGCATTCCCACCGGCTTTTTCACCGGCCTCTCCAGCGATATGTTCGGCGATATCCTCCGCGACACGCTGAAAAGCAGCAATGTGGATTTCGCCCCGTCGGCCACATCCGATCTCCACACGACGCTTGCCGTGGTCAAGCTGGTCAACGGCTCGGCCACTTACGCGTTCTTCGACGAGAACAGCGCCGGCCGGATGATCACGGAAGCGGATCTGCCGGCACTCGGCGATTTCTGCGAGGCCCTGCATTTCGGCGCCATCAGCCTCATCCCCGAGCCCTGCGGCTCGACCTATGAGGCACTGATGACGCGCGAGCACAAGAAGCGCGTGATCTCCTTCGACCCGAACATCCGCCCCGGCTTCATCAAGGATGCAGACGCCCATAAGGCGCGTATGCTGCGCATGGCCGCCATGTCGGATATCGTCAAGTTTTCCGACGAGGATCTCGACTGGTTCGGTGAGGAAGGAGATCACGAAACGCTGGTCGGGCATTGGCTCGCCCGTGGCCCGAAGCTCGTCGTCATCACCAAGGGCGCTGATGGTGCCGATGCCTATACGGTTCGCGGCAAAGTGTCCGTACCCGGCGAAAAGGTGACGGTGGTCGATACGGTCGGTGCCGGCGATACCTTCGATGCGGGCATTCTGGCATCGCTGAAGATGAACAACCTGCTCACGAAGGATGCCATCGCGACCCTGAGCGACGACGCCATCCAGGCGGCCCTCGCACTCGGTGCGAAGGCCGCTTCCGTCACGGTCTCCCGCGCCGGCGCCAATCCGCCCTGGGCCTACGAGATCGGCCTGTAA
- the pyrC gene encoding dihydroorotase: MSDHPTTTLTIRRPDDWHLHLRDGDMLKGVLPDTSRHFVRAIIMPNLVPPVVTTADAEAYRARILAALPAGDRFEPLMTLYLTEHTEAADVAHGKASGLIHAVKLYPAGATTNSHGGVRDLEKVMPVLEKMAEIGLPLCVHGEVTTPEVDIFDREAVFIETVLDPLRRRLPDLKVTMEHVTTQDGVDYIKSAERNLAGSITTHHLIINRNALLVGGIRPHYYCLPVAKREVHRLALRKAAASGDTRFFLGTDSAPHVDPLKECGCGCAGIYTSVNTMSCLAHVFEQENALEKLETFASRNGPAWYGLPVNEETITLVRRGEPVAYPTKIETGAGPVTVFDPMFPLHWAVEEAHG, from the coding sequence ATGAGCGACCACCCGACGACGACCCTCACCATCCGCCGGCCTGACGATTGGCACCTGCACCTGCGTGACGGCGACATGCTGAAGGGCGTGCTGCCCGACACCAGCCGCCACTTCGTCCGCGCCATCATCATGCCCAATCTGGTGCCGCCTGTGGTGACCACGGCAGATGCCGAGGCCTATCGCGCCCGCATCCTCGCGGCACTGCCCGCTGGCGACCGTTTCGAGCCGCTGATGACGCTCTATCTGACGGAGCACACGGAGGCGGCCGACGTTGCGCATGGCAAGGCGAGCGGGCTCATTCATGCCGTCAAGCTCTACCCCGCCGGTGCCACCACCAATTCCCATGGCGGCGTCCGGGACCTTGAGAAGGTCATGCCGGTGCTGGAGAAAATGGCCGAGATCGGCCTGCCGCTCTGCGTCCATGGCGAGGTCACGACGCCGGAGGTCGATATTTTCGACCGCGAGGCCGTCTTCATCGAGACCGTCCTCGACCCCTTGCGCCGTCGCCTGCCGGACCTCAAGGTGACGATGGAACATGTGACGACGCAGGATGGCGTCGATTACATCAAAAGCGCCGAGAGGAACCTCGCCGGCTCGATCACGACCCACCACCTGATCATCAACCGCAACGCGCTGCTCGTCGGCGGCATCCGCCCGCATTACTACTGCCTGCCCGTTGCCAAACGCGAGGTGCACCGGCTGGCGCTGCGCAAGGCCGCGGCATCAGGCGATACCAGGTTCTTCCTCGGCACCGACAGCGCCCCGCATGTCGATCCGCTGAAGGAATGCGGCTGCGGTTGTGCGGGCATCTACACGTCCGTCAACACGATGAGCTGCCTTGCCCATGTCTTCGAGCAGGAAAATGCGCTCGAAAAGCTCGAAACCTTCGCCTCCCGCAACGGTCCCGCGTGGTACGGCCTGCCGGTCAACGAGGAGACGATCACGCTTGTCCGCCGCGGCGAGCCGGTGGCGTATCCCACCAAGATCGAGACGGGCGCCGGGCCGGTGACGGTGTTCGACCCGATGTTCCCGCTGCACTGGGCCGTGGAGGAAGCGCATGGCTGA
- a CDS encoding ROK family transcriptional regulator yields the protein MTDFTEQETLPVMPDVVDPAGGANQTRVRAHNERLVMSLVRRHDGLSKADIARRSGLSAQTVSVIMRALEKDGLLIRGEPTRGRVGQPSVPMHLNPSAVYSFGVKIGRRSADLILMDFVGTIRLNLHQPYPYPMPDDILAFITEGVAKLERMLSADERSRIAGIGIATPFELWNWAPEVGAPSEAMERWRHFDLQAAVSARTSYPVYLQNDATSACGAELVFGVGANYPDFIYFYIGSFIGGGIVLNSALFSGRTGTAGALGPLQVPGPDGRTQPLLKVASIFVLENMLRERGIDARPLWYTAEEWIDFGAALEDWIVQTAEALARAIISAASIIDFAAAVIDGGFPSWVRARIVAATRTAVQDLDLQGVIVPDIIEGAVGSEARAIGGASLPLFSRYLLDTNVLFKEPA from the coding sequence ATGACGGACTTTACCGAACAGGAGACGCTGCCTGTTATGCCCGATGTCGTGGATCCCGCGGGCGGGGCAAACCAGACGCGCGTGCGCGCTCACAACGAGCGCCTCGTCATGTCGCTTGTGCGTCGCCACGATGGCCTGTCGAAGGCGGATATCGCGCGCCGGTCGGGTCTTTCGGCGCAGACCGTGTCGGTGATCATGCGCGCGCTGGAGAAGGACGGGCTGCTCATCCGGGGCGAGCCGACGCGAGGGCGCGTCGGACAGCCATCGGTGCCGATGCATCTCAATCCATCCGCCGTCTACTCCTTCGGCGTCAAGATCGGCCGGCGCAGCGCCGACCTCATTCTCATGGATTTCGTTGGCACCATCCGGCTCAATCTGCACCAGCCCTACCCCTACCCCATGCCGGACGACATCCTGGCCTTCATCACCGAGGGGGTGGCGAAGCTCGAGCGGATGCTGAGTGCCGACGAGCGGTCGCGCATCGCCGGCATCGGCATCGCCACCCCATTCGAGCTGTGGAACTGGGCGCCCGAAGTCGGTGCACCGAGCGAGGCCATGGAGCGGTGGCGGCATTTCGACCTGCAGGCTGCGGTGTCGGCGCGCACGTCCTACCCGGTCTACCTGCAGAACGACGCGACGAGCGCCTGCGGCGCGGAGCTCGTATTCGGTGTCGGCGCGAACTATCCGGATTTCATCTATTTCTACATCGGCTCCTTCATCGGCGGCGGTATCGTGCTGAACTCCGCGCTGTTCTCAGGCCGCACGGGAACCGCGGGAGCGCTCGGCCCCTTGCAGGTGCCGGGGCCGGACGGACGCACGCAGCCCCTTCTCAAGGTCGCGTCGATCTTCGTTCTTGAAAACATGCTAAGGGAGCGTGGTATCGATGCGCGGCCGCTCTGGTATACGGCCGAGGAGTGGATCGATTTCGGCGCGGCGCTGGAGGACTGGATCGTCCAGACGGCGGAAGCGCTCGCCCGCGCCATCATCTCCGCCGCCTCGATCATCGATTTTGCAGCCGCCGTCATCGACGGCGGCTTTCCAAGCTGGGTGCGCGCGCGCATCGTCGCCGCCACGCGCACGGCCGTGCAGGATCTCGATCTGCAGGGCGTCATCGTCCCCGATATCATCGAGGGCGCCGTCGGCTCCGAAGCGCGTGCCATCGGCGGAGCGAGCCTGCCGCTTTTCTCCCGCTATCTTCTCGACACCAATGTCCTCTTCAAGGAACCTGCCTGA
- a CDS encoding sugar ABC transporter substrate-binding protein, with translation MKNLVTAGLGALALGVVFAGSAQAADVTACLITKTDTNPFFVKMKEGAEAKAKELGVTLKAYAGKIDGDSESQVAAIETCIADGAKGILIAASDTKGIVPTVKQARDAGLLVIALDTPLEPADSADATFATDNLLAGKLIGQWAAATLGDAAKDAKVAFLDLTPSQPSVDVMRDQGFMMGFGIDPKDPNKIGDEDDARIVGHDITNGNEEGGRTAMENLLQKDPTINVVHTINEPAAAGAYEALKAVGREKDVLIVSVDGGCPGIKNVEDGVIGATSQQYPLQMAALGVEAIKKFADTGEKPQPTPGKTFFDTGVSLVTGKPAAGVESIDIKAGTDKCWG, from the coding sequence ATGAAGAATCTCGTAACCGCCGGTCTCGGCGCGCTGGCGCTCGGCGTCGTTTTCGCGGGCTCGGCACAGGCTGCCGACGTGACCGCCTGCCTTATAACCAAGACCGACACGAACCCCTTCTTCGTCAAGATGAAGGAAGGCGCCGAGGCCAAGGCCAAGGAATTGGGCGTGACGCTCAAGGCCTATGCCGGCAAGATCGACGGTGATAGCGAAAGCCAGGTTGCCGCCATCGAAACCTGCATCGCCGATGGCGCCAAGGGTATCCTGATCGCCGCGTCCGACACCAAGGGCATCGTCCCCACCGTCAAGCAGGCCCGCGACGCCGGTCTTCTCGTCATCGCGCTCGACACCCCGCTGGAACCGGCCGACAGTGCCGATGCGACGTTTGCGACCGACAACCTTCTCGCTGGCAAGCTGATCGGCCAGTGGGCTGCTGCCACCCTCGGCGATGCCGCCAAGGACGCGAAGGTCGCCTTCCTCGACCTCACCCCCTCGCAGCCGTCCGTCGATGTCATGCGCGACCAGGGCTTCATGATGGGCTTCGGCATCGACCCGAAGGACCCGAACAAGATCGGTGACGAGGACGACGCCCGCATCGTCGGTCACGATATCACCAACGGCAACGAAGAAGGCGGTCGTACCGCCATGGAAAATCTTCTCCAGAAGGATCCGACCATCAACGTCGTACACACGATCAATGAGCCGGCCGCTGCCGGCGCCTATGAAGCGCTCAAGGCCGTCGGCCGCGAGAAGGACGTGCTGATCGTCTCCGTCGACGGCGGTTGCCCGGGTATCAAGAACGTCGAGGACGGCGTCATCGGCGCGACCTCGCAGCAGTATCCTCTGCAGATGGCGGCGCTCGGCGTCGAGGCCATCAAGAAGTTCGCTGACACCGGCGAAAAGCCGCAGCCGACCCCCGGCAAGACCTTCTTCGACACGGGCGTCTCGCTCGTCACCGGCAAGCCTGCGGCAGGCGTCGAATCGATCGACATCAAGGCCGGCACGGACAAGTGCTGGGGCTGA
- a CDS encoding nucleoside triphosphate hydrolase has translation MTRTVGEIADLVLDRAVGAARFIVGIAGPPGAGKSTLADALHAELAVRGETSAILPMDGFHMDNGILEKRGLLKRKGAPETFDVRGFLDIVTAVRRGDEEVLVPVFDRSREIAIASARAVAPETRFILAEGNYLLLDEAPWTRLAPLFDLTIFVGPAYAVLEERLRQRWIHYGLDEEAIQWKLYGNDLPNGERICNGSRPADVTLEVFEQP, from the coding sequence ATGACACGGACCGTTGGCGAGATTGCCGATCTCGTTCTCGACCGGGCGGTCGGTGCCGCCCGTTTCATCGTGGGGATTGCCGGCCCTCCGGGCGCCGGCAAGTCGACGCTGGCCGACGCGCTGCATGCGGAGCTTGCGGTACGCGGCGAAACATCCGCCATTCTGCCCATGGACGGTTTCCACATGGATAATGGCATCCTAGAGAAGCGCGGCCTCTTGAAACGCAAGGGCGCGCCGGAAACCTTCGACGTGCGCGGCTTCCTCGATATCGTCACGGCCGTACGCCGCGGCGACGAGGAGGTGCTGGTGCCGGTCTTCGACCGCTCCCGCGAGATCGCCATCGCGTCGGCCCGCGCCGTTGCGCCGGAGACCCGCTTCATCCTCGCCGAGGGCAACTACCTGCTGCTGGACGAGGCGCCATGGACCCGGCTCGCACCGCTCTTCGACCTGACGATCTTCGTCGGCCCGGCCTATGCCGTGCTTGAGGAACGCCTGCGCCAGCGCTGGATCCATTACGGTCTCGACGAGGAGGCCATCCAGTGGAAACTCTACGGCAACGACCTGCCGAACGGCGAGCGCATCTGCAACGGTTCCCGGCCGGCCGATGTCACGCTGGAGGTTTTCGAGCAGCCGTGA
- a CDS encoding RbsD/FucU family protein has translation MLKGLSPLLSPDLLATLRAMGHGDEIAIVDGNYPALEHARRLIRLDGHGVVPVVDAILSVMPIDDFVDEAIFRATVKQDRDLLDPVHAELIACCARHEPERTVVPLLGPDFYPRVKAAHTVVQTSEPRLYGNMILRKGVIYPAG, from the coding sequence ATGCTGAAAGGTCTTTCCCCTCTCCTGAGCCCCGACCTGCTCGCAACGCTCCGCGCCATGGGCCATGGCGACGAGATCGCCATTGTCGATGGCAACTATCCCGCGCTCGAACATGCCCGCCGACTGATCCGTCTCGACGGTCATGGCGTGGTGCCGGTGGTCGATGCCATCCTCAGCGTCATGCCGATCGACGATTTCGTGGACGAGGCGATTTTTCGCGCGACGGTGAAGCAGGACCGGGATCTTCTCGATCCCGTGCACGCGGAACTCATTGCCTGCTGCGCCCGGCACGAGCCGGAGAGGACCGTGGTGCCGCTGCTCGGCCCCGACTTCTATCCGCGGGTCAAGGCGGCGCACACCGTGGTGCAGACCAGCGAGCCGCGCCTCTACGGCAACATGATCCTTCGCAAGGGGGTCATCTATCCTGCAGGGTGA
- a CDS encoding ATP-binding cassette domain-containing protein, whose amino-acid sequence MNAPAYNEAPLLTGRGLVKRYGRVTALDHADFDLHKGEILAVIGDNGAGKSSLIKAISGAIKPDEGEIRLDGQLISFKSPIEAQKAGIETVYQNLAVSPALSIADNMFLGREIRKPGVLGSVFRMLDKSAMEKFARDKLSELGLMTIQNINQAVETLSGGQRQGVAVARAAAFGSKVVILDEPTAALGVKESRRVLELILDVRSRGMPIVLISHNMPHVFEVADRIHIHRLGKRLCVINPKDYTMSDAVAFMTGAKEPPREALAA is encoded by the coding sequence ATGAACGCTCCCGCCTATAATGAAGCACCTCTTCTGACCGGCCGCGGTCTCGTCAAGCGCTACGGTCGGGTCACCGCCCTCGATCATGCGGATTTCGATCTGCACAAGGGTGAGATCCTCGCGGTCATCGGCGACAACGGTGCCGGCAAGTCCTCGCTGATCAAGGCGATCTCCGGCGCGATCAAGCCCGACGAAGGCGAGATCCGACTCGACGGCCAGCTGATCAGCTTCAAATCGCCGATCGAGGCGCAGAAGGCCGGCATCGAGACCGTCTACCAGAACCTTGCCGTATCTCCGGCGCTGTCGATTGCCGATAACATGTTCCTCGGCCGCGAGATCCGCAAACCCGGCGTGCTCGGCTCGGTGTTCCGCATGCTCGACAAGAGCGCGATGGAAAAGTTCGCCCGCGACAAGCTGTCCGAGCTTGGGCTGATGACCATCCAGAACATCAACCAGGCCGTGGAAACGCTCTCCGGCGGCCAGCGTCAGGGCGTGGCCGTGGCCCGCGCCGCAGCCTTCGGCTCCAAGGTCGTCATTCTCGACGAACCCACGGCGGCCCTCGGCGTCAAGGAAAGCCGGCGCGTGCTGGAACTGATCCTCGACGTGCGCTCGCGCGGCATGCCCATCGTGCTCATCTCGCACAACATGCCGCATGTCTTCGAGGTCGCCGACCGCATCCATATCCACCGCCTCGGTAAGCGCCTCTGCGTCATCAATCCGAAGGATTATACAATGTCGGATGCCGTGGCCTTCATGACCGGCGCCAAGGAACCCCCGCGCGAGGCGCTGGCGGCATGA
- a CDS encoding orotate phosphoribosyltransferase encodes MIPTSFPDKAVMAELLAKMLWEIKAVHFRADQPYKLASGMASPVYIDCRKLISYPRIRSAVMDFAAVTVMREAGFEKFDVIAGGETAGIPFAAMLAERLALPMIYVRKAPKGHGRTNQIEGHMPEGARVLVIEDLTTAGVSMFTFIDAIRAAGGVVDHGMALFYYDIFPEGRANMARKGITLHNIATWRNVLAVAREDKLFDADTLASVEAFLDAPLEWSGRHGGISSLAG; translated from the coding sequence ATGATTCCCACATCCTTCCCCGACAAGGCCGTCATGGCCGAACTGCTGGCGAAAATGCTGTGGGAGATCAAGGCGGTGCACTTCCGGGCCGACCAGCCCTACAAGCTTGCCTCCGGCATGGCGAGCCCGGTCTATATCGACTGCCGCAAGCTGATCTCCTATCCGCGCATCCGCTCCGCCGTCATGGATTTTGCGGCCGTCACCGTCATGCGCGAGGCGGGCTTTGAAAAATTCGACGTGATCGCCGGCGGCGAGACGGCGGGCATCCCCTTTGCCGCGATGCTGGCCGAGCGTCTGGCGCTACCGATGATCTACGTGCGCAAGGCGCCGAAGGGCCATGGCCGGACGAACCAGATCGAGGGCCACATGCCCGAGGGCGCGCGCGTTCTCGTCATCGAGGACCTGACGACGGCCGGCGTCTCGATGTTTACCTTCATCGATGCCATCCGCGCCGCCGGCGGCGTGGTCGATCACGGCATGGCGCTGTTCTACTACGATATCTTCCCGGAAGGCCGCGCCAACATGGCCAGAAAGGGCATTACCCTCCACAACATCGCGACATGGCGCAATGTGCTGGCCGTAGCTCGGGAAGACAAGCTTTTCGATGCGGACACGCTGGCAAGCGTCGAGGCCTTCCTCGATGCGCCGCTCGAATGGTCGGGCCGCCACGGCGGTATCTCCAGCCTGGCGGGCTGA